From Acanthopagrus latus isolate v.2019 chromosome 22, fAcaLat1.1, whole genome shotgun sequence, the proteins below share one genomic window:
- the LOC119013132 gene encoding sterile alpha motif domain-containing protein 12-like: MDLSKRVSLWSVEDVLEWVQEQHPAHMNTLQMAIIKHAISGRALLRLKDHHLELLGVEAEEQQQEILQDLLLLRVQEEINELNDICAECFSE, from the exons ATGGACTTGTCCAAGCGAGTATCACTGTGGTCGGTGGAAGACGTGCTGGAGTGGGTGCAGGAGCAGCATCCAGCCCACATGAACACGCTCCAAATGGCCATCATTAAACACGCTATATCAG GCCGTGCTTTGCTGAGATTAAAGGATCATCACCTGGAGCTCCTCGGGGTGGaggctgaggagcagcagcaggaaatctTGCaggatctcctcctcctcagagttcAGGAAGAAATCAATGAACTCAATGACATCTGCGCTG agtgtttttctgaataa